From a region of the Opitutales bacterium genome:
- the polX gene encoding DNA polymerase/3'-5' exonuclease PolX, with translation MPGKTKDQIVDILEDIALLLEIKGDNPFKIRAYQNGARTLDSLEEELNTVIAEERLDKIKGIGSALVDKIQKLYLQGTLPFYDDLKASVPAGLLEMTEIPGLGGKKIKALHTALGITTIAELTAAAEDGRIAELKGFGKKSAEKILTGIKNREAYNARHIWWDARAVADEILAGLQEVAEVERVEAAGSLRRGKETVGDLDFIAASDHPEPIMEWFVQQDQVVEVTAQGQTKSSIRLDGGLQADLRVVPPAQFAFALHHFTGSKEHNVLMRQRALSRGYSLSEWGLSPKDEDSDLPPIHADNEASLFDALNLPYIVPELREGRGEIEAAEAGHLPELINENDLRGTFHNHTTASDGKHTLDQMVAGAEARGWEYVGFADHSKASFQANGLDDQRVLKQIEAVEALRSSGKYKIHVFTGIECDILTDGRLDLEESTLEKLDYVVSSVHAALGQDEKTMTARIIRAIEHPCTTMLGHLTGRLLLRREPSQLDARKIIDAAIANQVIIELNANPWRLDMDWRLWRSAAEKGLKTSINPDAHSVEGYDFVRSGVLTARKGWLTKDDVINTYSLEAVKSFL, from the coding sequence ATGCCGGGAAAGACCAAAGACCAGATCGTAGACATCCTTGAGGACATCGCACTGCTGCTAGAGATCAAAGGGGACAATCCTTTCAAAATTCGCGCCTATCAAAATGGAGCCCGCACCCTCGATTCACTTGAAGAAGAACTCAACACTGTCATTGCGGAGGAACGTTTAGACAAAATCAAGGGCATCGGGTCAGCCTTGGTGGACAAGATTCAAAAGCTCTACCTACAAGGCACGCTCCCCTTTTATGACGATCTTAAAGCCTCAGTGCCAGCTGGGCTTCTCGAAATGACCGAAATCCCAGGTTTGGGAGGAAAAAAGATTAAGGCGCTCCACACAGCACTGGGTATCACGACCATCGCAGAACTCACAGCCGCTGCCGAAGATGGCCGGATTGCCGAGCTCAAGGGCTTCGGAAAAAAGTCTGCCGAAAAAATCCTTACTGGTATCAAAAACCGTGAAGCCTATAACGCTCGGCATATCTGGTGGGATGCACGCGCTGTCGCCGACGAAATTCTGGCGGGCCTCCAAGAGGTCGCTGAAGTCGAACGCGTCGAAGCAGCTGGCAGTCTACGCCGCGGTAAGGAGACCGTGGGCGACCTCGATTTTATCGCCGCATCCGATCATCCAGAGCCGATTATGGAGTGGTTCGTCCAGCAAGACCAGGTCGTCGAAGTCACTGCTCAAGGCCAAACTAAGTCGAGTATACGCCTCGACGGAGGACTGCAGGCGGACCTGCGTGTCGTGCCTCCCGCTCAATTTGCGTTCGCACTTCACCATTTCACTGGCTCTAAGGAACACAACGTCCTTATGCGCCAACGAGCACTTAGCCGGGGTTACAGCCTGAGCGAATGGGGGCTCTCTCCCAAGGATGAGGACAGCGACCTCCCACCGATCCACGCAGATAATGAGGCGAGTCTATTCGACGCGCTAAACCTCCCTTACATCGTACCCGAACTGCGGGAAGGACGGGGTGAAATCGAGGCTGCCGAAGCAGGACATCTTCCTGAACTCATCAACGAAAACGATCTCCGCGGCACCTTTCACAACCATACCACCGCTTCAGATGGCAAACACACCCTCGACCAGATGGTCGCCGGCGCCGAGGCTCGCGGCTGGGAATATGTCGGTTTCGCAGATCACTCGAAGGCCAGTTTTCAAGCAAACGGTCTGGATGACCAGCGGGTCTTGAAGCAGATCGAAGCCGTCGAGGCCCTACGCTCCTCAGGGAAATACAAAATTCACGTCTTCACCGGCATCGAATGCGACATCCTCACGGACGGTCGTCTCGATCTAGAAGAGAGCACCCTAGAAAAACTTGATTACGTCGTTTCCTCGGTCCATGCAGCGCTCGGCCAAGACGAAAAGACCATGACTGCCCGTATCATCCGTGCCATCGAACATCCCTGCACCACGATGTTAGGCCACCTGACGGGACGCTTGCTCCTACGGCGCGAACCGTCACAACTCGACGCGCGCAAGATCATCGACGCGGCGATCGCGAACCAGGTTATCATCGAACTCAATGCAAACCCGTGGCGCCTAGATATGGATTGGCGTCTCTGGCGTTCAGCTGCCGAAAAAGGCCTAAAGACTTCCATCAATCCCGATGCCCACAGCGTAGAAGGTTATGATTTCGTACGTTCTGGAGTTCTGACAGCGCGTAAAGGCTGGCTCACGAAGGACGACGTCATCAATACCTACAGCCTCGAGGCTGTGAAGAGCTTTCTTTAG
- a CDS encoding RidA family protein — MSYEAKISELGLTLPGKPAPGGNYISATRVGNLVYTAGAICVVDGKFTHLGQVGAERTIEEGYEGAKVCALNLLAAIKGEIGSLEKIARFISVSGYVNGISGFSESPAVINGASDLLVEVFGDAGRHVRAAVTVAGLPKNSTVEIQCVVEVKD, encoded by the coding sequence ATGTCCTACGAAGCAAAAATCTCCGAACTTGGCCTCACGCTCCCCGGAAAACCCGCGCCTGGGGGAAACTACATCTCCGCTACTCGTGTCGGGAACCTGGTTTATACCGCTGGAGCAATCTGTGTCGTTGATGGTAAATTTACGCACTTAGGCCAAGTCGGTGCCGAACGGACAATTGAAGAAGGTTATGAGGGTGCCAAGGTGTGTGCCCTCAATCTACTCGCCGCCATCAAGGGCGAAATCGGGTCGTTGGAAAAGATTGCCCGTTTTATCTCAGTGAGTGGTTATGTGAATGGCATTTCGGGCTTTAGTGAAAGCCCCGCGGTGATCAATGGAGCTTCAGATTTGCTTGTTGAAGTCTTTGGTGATGCCGGGCGCCACGTGCGCGCTGCCGTCACAGTCGCCGGGCTGCCAAAAAACTCGACCGTGGAAATTCAATGCGTGGTTGAGGTTAAAGATTAA
- a CDS encoding TonB-dependent receptor — protein sequence MRPNTLTAVWVCGAMLCSAHTRLLAQSPNQQNDPKPASNSEVVSEEEAVEATTPEDTTQSGGANDSPRERGRVLLKRNPIASEYQVFGELGRGPGADGDGEGVDYRRFFARSYLLDSPTRSGSAGVTLNFNDQSSEFEVGGRFSYKLPLFDDSWMLSISASSSASDRIFEHMQNSWTELIERNPDGTPVLDENDNTVPQLFEGDEVFYLDRLRISRDLIYTRVNNYRARLEHAWSENHRSYVEATISDYFDNFYRNRSEVRYNSRNALPGQGDLPQGSTTVIEGDYTGVSIRRYNGDTDTERFTQRYSFGGDIEMDTWLLSYSLYTSEFENNPFRYDWNFLDTGLSGGYRIENPLFPEFFFNDGFDITDVSNAGLGSLRVFDTVTTDTDYAGRIDFETDLPIDIDDAYLRTGLIYREKSRTQRETRDVYGPNPDNPFTLLDVAKDALPGQIVEATYTLGRGLDQFRSKEFFANNPDAFVFNETASRLQAASQEYDAFESVTGVYALANLSSGPWQVEAGIRAEYTETETTGTVVQANNISQQSNSNDYWNYLPTIESSYQLDSDTLILASWYQVLMRPQYFDIVPYERISDPTRSVSRGNPDLEPATINNLQIAIERENTLGGTLAFEIYLKTVENFFYDASSTEQRLLNGERITYNNSLPANGEDGEIYGFQVQYETDLSFLREILDNRSFSIAYTLSESNATVGTRPGEEITVPERSRHNLATSLSLGHGPVSVKFDVTYLSKSLDDVGDNAGRDSYRDENFALNIGGRYQFLDDWTLALNFFNVTDAPERSYRGLPIRGSNNQYGSWSANLGLSTTF from the coding sequence ATGAGACCAAACACCCTGACCGCAGTATGGGTGTGCGGAGCTATGCTTTGCTCTGCTCACACACGCCTGCTCGCCCAAAGTCCCAATCAGCAGAACGACCCAAAACCCGCATCGAATAGCGAAGTCGTGTCCGAAGAGGAAGCAGTCGAAGCAACAACCCCAGAAGATACCACACAATCTGGAGGTGCCAATGACTCACCGCGCGAACGCGGCCGTGTCTTGCTCAAGCGCAATCCCATTGCTTCAGAGTATCAAGTGTTTGGAGAGTTGGGACGCGGACCCGGAGCAGATGGCGATGGCGAAGGGGTCGACTACCGCCGCTTCTTTGCACGCAGCTATCTTCTAGACTCTCCCACGAGATCAGGATCGGCCGGGGTCACCCTCAATTTCAACGACCAGTCTTCGGAGTTCGAAGTGGGCGGACGCTTTTCCTATAAGCTCCCCCTTTTCGATGATTCATGGATGCTATCTATCAGCGCCTCCAGTAGCGCTAGCGACCGTATTTTTGAACATATGCAAAACAGTTGGACAGAACTGATTGAGCGCAACCCTGATGGGACACCAGTCTTGGACGAAAACGATAACACGGTACCCCAGCTTTTCGAAGGAGATGAAGTATTCTACCTAGATCGCCTGCGCATCTCACGCGATCTCATCTACACACGCGTGAACAACTACCGGGCACGTCTTGAGCACGCTTGGTCCGAAAACCATCGCTCCTATGTCGAGGCCACCATCAGCGACTATTTTGACAACTTCTACCGTAACCGTTCAGAAGTGCGTTATAACTCTAGAAACGCGCTGCCCGGCCAAGGTGACCTCCCTCAAGGTAGCACCACTGTTATTGAGGGTGATTATACCGGAGTCTCAATCCGTAGGTACAATGGGGACACCGATACAGAACGCTTTACGCAGCGTTATTCGTTTGGCGGCGATATCGAGATGGATACCTGGCTTCTAAGCTACAGCCTCTACACCAGTGAATTTGAGAATAATCCCTTCAGGTATGACTGGAATTTTCTCGATACCGGCCTCTCAGGCGGTTATCGCATCGAAAATCCCCTCTTTCCGGAGTTCTTCTTCAATGACGGTTTCGACATAACGGACGTATCCAATGCAGGGTTGGGATCACTAAGAGTATTCGACACGGTCACTACTGACACGGACTACGCCGGACGCATCGATTTCGAGACCGACTTGCCGATAGACATAGATGATGCCTATCTCCGAACAGGTCTCATCTATCGGGAAAAATCACGCACCCAGCGCGAGACCCGTGATGTGTATGGCCCCAATCCAGACAACCCATTCACCCTGCTCGATGTAGCAAAAGACGCACTCCCCGGACAGATTGTTGAAGCGACCTACACCCTTGGCCGTGGGCTCGATCAATTCAGATCAAAGGAGTTTTTTGCAAACAACCCTGATGCTTTCGTTTTCAATGAGACAGCCTCACGCCTCCAAGCAGCCAGTCAGGAGTACGATGCCTTCGAGTCGGTCACCGGCGTATATGCCCTAGCAAACCTCAGCTCGGGACCCTGGCAAGTCGAAGCAGGCATCCGTGCCGAATACACCGAGACCGAAACTACTGGAACAGTCGTCCAGGCTAATAATATTTCCCAGCAGTCTAATTCCAACGACTACTGGAATTACCTGCCCACCATCGAGAGCAGCTATCAACTGGACTCAGATACCCTCATCCTGGCTTCTTGGTACCAGGTCCTCATGCGTCCACAGTATTTCGACATTGTCCCTTACGAGCGGATTAGTGACCCCACCCGTAGCGTCAGTCGCGGCAATCCTGACCTCGAGCCCGCCACAATCAATAATCTTCAAATCGCCATTGAGCGGGAAAATACCCTGGGTGGCACACTCGCCTTTGAGATCTACCTTAAAACCGTCGAGAACTTCTTCTATGATGCGTCGTCCACGGAACAACGGTTGCTTAATGGTGAACGGATCACCTACAACAATAGCCTGCCTGCCAATGGAGAAGACGGCGAAATCTATGGTTTTCAGGTCCAATACGAAACAGATCTCTCCTTCCTCAGAGAAATCCTAGATAACCGCAGCTTCTCAATCGCCTACACCCTCTCGGAGAGCAATGCCACCGTCGGCACGCGCCCCGGCGAAGAAATCACCGTGCCCGAACGCTCCCGCCATAACCTCGCCACGTCCCTCTCCTTGGGCCACGGTCCAGTATCGGTCAAATTTGACGTCACTTACCTGAGCAAGTCATTGGACGATGTGGGAGACAATGCCGGACGCGATAGTTACCGCGACGAAAACTTCGCTCTCAACATCGGAGGCCGCTACCAATTTCTCGACGACTGGACGCTCGCTCTCAATTTCTTCAACGTCACCGACGCTCCCGAACGCTCCTACCGCGGCCTCCCCATCCGCGGCTCCAATAATCAATACGGCTCCTGGTCTGCAAACCTCGGTCTCAGCACGACATTTTGA
- a CDS encoding TonB-dependent receptor: protein MSTKTTDTPTGSESAAAAYSPLQRVASQTWLKLGLTATACIMPFAVSAQEEEDLLELEAFEIEVRESSRAENILDFTDLNTVLPGTSTEQILDRVPGVNVVSRDPFGFYEFGNDVRVRAFSIDDIGVTFDGVPIGNSSPRYGTPIGRIADPENLTQVIVSQGAGDVTTPAYQALGGSLQFFTADPSEEAGATVSVTYGDFDHLRVFGKYEMGEVYPGLTGYISASHFEFSPRGLVGLGMGEQRRIEAKVKYDLPDGNGSIQFAYSYNDRDDFDTLGFDWQEYEGLETGSVPEGLTINTSGNIARYSRDSSAVVFAAGGYTNYIPGNANESVVVDGDTFSLGSFDYGDLSDNGRNYGPPTFIDPTVDPGAGVNANYYNLWRNGRMDHLYRILADYDFTDEISLSVIPYYQHKQNYGLFGRSNSFASSQVRSAYAADPSRTDIWAQPYYDALGRPAGEDGSFFVDIDGDGVYDSDLDFDVDEDGTIDPESETGLNEAIVEYSSDHALAAPGSTPDNFIPGIPGRTGRDEEFGGYRYGVSASLAWETDVNKLIVGGWYEYDRHITERPNYNLQGNGSVVGWFEYDQFNFLNYSRYLEQEVFQGWVQNTYTAFDGALDIVAGIKLLKLDRDADGFLTIAEWINNTPTSRSTSYEDTFLPQFGLLYRLNDNIELFFNYSENLAVPDAGTITTAGDTFDPDLLAPEYSENFDFGLRADYGDVAFNIQGYYLQYTDRILASAVPLDSPNAGAAGNSRFQNVGGVDSWGLEGSVDWTTPVEGLRVGASFAIQETTFQEDFLLYSLTGQTPGLATGDNIAIARENSSAPYLSVAAPGYRSEEVAPGSYQIYEAIEGNDLGNTPFLTVNADVNYTVSAWTFSLSGKYFDDVYVNTLNTQPLDAYFKFDAGVTYRGAEGSSLEGWTAALRIANLLDEDIAYARGYTDSTGQVVWDRGRQFTFSLTAEF, encoded by the coding sequence ATGTCCACCAAAACTACTGACACTCCCACGGGGAGTGAGTCGGCTGCTGCCGCTTACTCTCCACTCCAGCGAGTCGCCTCCCAGACGTGGCTCAAGCTCGGGTTGACCGCAACGGCATGCATAATGCCGTTCGCAGTTTCAGCCCAAGAAGAAGAGGACCTCCTCGAACTAGAAGCATTCGAAATTGAAGTCCGCGAGTCATCACGTGCGGAAAACATTTTGGATTTCACAGATTTAAATACTGTCTTGCCCGGGACCTCGACTGAACAGATCTTGGATCGTGTTCCAGGTGTAAATGTGGTTTCTCGGGATCCATTTGGTTTTTACGAGTTTGGTAATGATGTCCGGGTTCGTGCATTTTCAATTGATGACATAGGCGTGACATTCGATGGCGTGCCCATCGGAAACAGTTCTCCGCGATACGGTACTCCAATTGGTCGTATAGCAGACCCTGAGAATTTAACTCAAGTTATTGTGTCTCAGGGTGCCGGAGACGTCACGACACCTGCGTATCAGGCATTGGGTGGATCACTTCAGTTTTTCACAGCAGATCCATCAGAGGAAGCAGGAGCAACTGTGAGCGTGACCTATGGAGACTTCGATCACTTGAGAGTCTTTGGGAAGTATGAAATGGGTGAAGTCTATCCTGGTCTCACTGGCTATATCAGTGCGTCTCATTTCGAGTTTTCACCGCGTGGTCTTGTTGGCCTCGGGATGGGTGAGCAAAGACGAATAGAAGCTAAGGTGAAATACGACCTTCCTGACGGCAACGGATCGATTCAATTCGCATATTCTTACAATGACCGTGATGATTTCGATACACTAGGTTTCGATTGGCAGGAATATGAAGGTTTGGAAACGGGATCTGTCCCTGAGGGCTTGACCATCAACACTTCGGGCAATATTGCAAGATACAGCAGGGACTCTTCGGCGGTGGTATTTGCTGCAGGGGGGTATACAAACTACATCCCCGGCAATGCCAATGAGTCTGTAGTAGTTGACGGAGATACATTCTCTTTAGGTTCTTTTGACTACGGCGACCTTTCTGACAATGGCCGTAATTATGGACCCCCGACCTTCATTGATCCTACGGTCGATCCGGGTGCTGGAGTAAATGCTAACTACTACAACCTGTGGCGTAATGGTCGGATGGATCATCTCTATCGTATCTTAGCTGACTATGATTTTACTGATGAAATCAGCCTGAGCGTGATCCCGTATTATCAGCATAAACAAAATTATGGACTATTTGGTCGTTCCAACAGCTTTGCTTCTTCGCAAGTACGTTCAGCTTATGCAGCAGATCCTTCACGCACTGATATCTGGGCTCAGCCTTATTATGACGCGCTGGGTCGCCCTGCTGGTGAAGATGGTTCTTTCTTCGTGGATATAGACGGAGATGGTGTATACGATAGTGATCTCGATTTTGACGTTGATGAGGATGGAACAATTGACCCTGAATCTGAAACAGGTCTAAATGAAGCTATTGTTGAGTATAGCTCTGACCACGCGCTTGCTGCGCCTGGATCGACTCCAGATAACTTCATTCCTGGCATTCCTGGACGGACCGGACGAGACGAAGAGTTTGGCGGATATCGTTATGGAGTTTCTGCCTCGCTGGCGTGGGAAACCGACGTAAACAAGTTAATTGTTGGTGGGTGGTATGAATATGACAGACACATCACTGAGAGACCGAACTACAATCTTCAAGGTAATGGTTCGGTTGTCGGATGGTTTGAATACGATCAATTCAATTTCCTTAATTATTCACGATATCTTGAGCAAGAGGTCTTTCAAGGTTGGGTCCAGAATACATACACGGCTTTTGACGGAGCACTCGATATTGTTGCCGGAATTAAGTTGCTAAAGCTCGATCGCGACGCTGATGGTTTCCTTACTATTGCTGAGTGGATAAACAACACTCCGACATCCCGCTCAACTTCCTACGAGGATACATTTTTGCCTCAATTCGGTTTGCTCTACAGGCTAAATGACAACATCGAGCTATTCTTCAATTATTCAGAAAATCTCGCTGTTCCTGATGCCGGAACGATCACGACTGCTGGAGACACTTTTGACCCCGATCTTTTGGCGCCAGAATATTCTGAAAATTTCGACTTTGGACTTCGTGCCGACTATGGAGATGTGGCCTTTAATATACAGGGTTACTATCTGCAATACACTGACCGGATTTTGGCATCTGCTGTCCCTCTTGATTCTCCAAATGCTGGAGCGGCTGGAAATAGCCGATTCCAAAATGTAGGTGGCGTGGATTCATGGGGACTCGAAGGTAGTGTAGATTGGACTACTCCTGTAGAGGGACTACGTGTTGGGGCTAGTTTCGCTATCCAAGAAACGACCTTCCAAGAAGACTTCCTTCTCTACTCTTTGACTGGCCAGACCCCTGGTCTTGCGACTGGTGATAATATCGCAATTGCTAGGGAAAATTCTAGTGCTCCATACTTGTCTGTTGCAGCTCCTGGATATCGTTCTGAAGAAGTTGCTCCTGGATCTTATCAGATTTACGAGGCCATCGAAGGAAATGATCTCGGTAATACGCCGTTCCTCACCGTCAATGCTGACGTTAATTATACCGTCAGTGCGTGGACCTTCTCTCTGAGTGGAAAGTATTTTGATGATGTGTATGTGAACACATTGAATACTCAACCTCTGGATGCTTACTTCAAATTTGATGCAGGTGTGACTTACAGAGGGGCTGAAGGTTCTTCCCTGGAAGGCTGGACTGCAGCGCTTCGGATTGCCAATTTGTTGGATGAGGATATCGCATACGCTCGCGGTTATACAGATTCAACAGGGCAGGTTGTCTGGGACCGTGGACGTCAGTTTACTTTCTCGCTCACGGCTGAATTCTAA
- a CDS encoding malate:quinone oxidoreductase, with the protein MSTNIMLEVVQQCFGDVLKTPEGHSRMKEMIPTYDEDLTQADQAEHQAAVSEDAEGSLGLI; encoded by the coding sequence GTGTCGACCAATATCATGCTAGAAGTGGTGCAACAGTGTTTTGGCGACGTCCTAAAAACGCCTGAAGGTCATTCCCGCATGAAGGAAATGATCCCCACCTACGACGAGGATCTAACCCAGGCCGACCAAGCCGAACACCAAGCCGCTGTCAGTGAGGATGCCGAAGGATCTCTAGGATTAATCTAG